A genomic stretch from Chitinophaga lutea includes:
- the aspA gene encoding aspartate ammonia-lyase: protein MTPRREHDFLGEKEIPKDVYYGIQTLRAIENFHITGIPLKVEPLFVQSLGYVKKAAAMANADLGALKKDIADYIVKASDRVISGEFNDQFITDLIQGGAGTSVNMNANEVIANVALEMMGKEKGDYEHCHPNNHVNCSQSTNDAYPTAFRIALINKLTLYKESLRALAEAFETKGGEFNQVLKMGRTQLQDAVPMSMGDEFRAFATTIREELARVEESKKLIAEINMGATAIGTGVNAPEGYADLVVKHLRAVTGLDLILATDLIEATNDTGAYVQLSGVLKRTAVKISKICNDLRLLSSGPRCGLNEINLPPMQPGSSIMPGKVNPVIPEVVNQTAFYVIGADLTLTLAAEAGQLQLNVMEPVIAFSLFTSITYMTNACNTLREKCVTGITANADRTREMVMQSIGIVTQLNPIIGYEKSAAIAREALETGKSVHDIAVKEKKLVTQEKWDEIFTFENMIRPKFINS from the coding sequence ATGACGCCAAGACGAGAACATGATTTCCTGGGCGAAAAGGAAATCCCGAAAGATGTGTACTATGGAATCCAGACGCTGCGTGCCATTGAAAATTTCCATATTACCGGCATCCCCCTGAAAGTAGAGCCCCTGTTTGTACAGTCCCTCGGCTATGTGAAAAAAGCGGCAGCCATGGCCAATGCGGATCTCGGAGCCCTGAAAAAAGACATTGCGGACTACATCGTGAAGGCCAGCGACCGGGTGATCAGCGGCGAGTTCAACGACCAGTTCATCACCGACCTGATACAGGGCGGCGCGGGCACGTCCGTGAACATGAACGCCAATGAAGTGATCGCCAACGTGGCGCTGGAAATGATGGGGAAAGAAAAAGGCGACTACGAGCATTGCCACCCCAATAACCATGTGAACTGCTCTCAGTCCACCAACGACGCCTATCCCACCGCGTTCCGCATTGCGCTCATCAACAAGCTCACACTCTATAAGGAAAGCCTGCGGGCCCTCGCTGAAGCCTTTGAAACCAAGGGTGGTGAGTTCAACCAGGTGCTCAAGATGGGCCGCACACAGCTGCAGGATGCCGTGCCGATGAGCATGGGCGACGAGTTCCGTGCCTTCGCCACCACCATCCGAGAAGAGCTGGCCAGGGTGGAAGAAAGTAAAAAACTGATCGCCGAAATCAATATGGGCGCCACCGCCATCGGTACCGGCGTGAATGCCCCGGAAGGATATGCGGACCTGGTGGTGAAACACCTGCGCGCTGTAACCGGCCTCGACCTGATACTGGCCACCGACCTGATCGAAGCCACTAACGATACCGGCGCTTATGTGCAGCTCTCCGGCGTGCTGAAACGCACCGCCGTGAAAATCTCCAAAATATGCAACGATCTGCGCCTGCTTTCGTCGGGGCCACGGTGCGGGCTCAACGAAATCAACCTGCCGCCGATGCAGCCCGGTTCTTCCATCATGCCCGGCAAAGTGAACCCGGTGATCCCGGAAGTGGTGAACCAGACAGCCTTTTACGTGATCGGCGCCGATCTTACGCTGACCCTGGCCGCAGAAGCAGGGCAGTTGCAGCTCAACGTGATGGAGCCGGTGATCGCATTCTCTCTGTTCACTTCCATCACCTATATGACCAACGCCTGCAACACGCTGCGCGAAAAATGTGTGACCGGCATCACCGCGAATGCCGACCGTACCAGGGAAATGGTGATGCAGAGCATCGGCATCGTAACCCAGCTGAACCCCATCATCGGGTACGAAAAATCCGCCGCCATCGCGCGGGAAGCGCTGGAAACGGGCAAGTCCGTGCACGACATCGCCGTCAAGGAAAAGAAACTGGTGACCCAGGAAAAATGGGATGAGATATTCACCTTCGAGAATATGATCCGCCCCAAATTCATTAACAGCTGA
- a CDS encoding type II asparaginase — protein sequence MKKFALWMALLIPASAFAQKLPNVVILATGGTIAGAGESSVGSAYTAGKLPIDALLNAVPEARKIANLSGEQVASVGSQAMHDSVWLKLAKRINVLAAQPDVDGIVITHGTDTEGETGFFLQLTVKTEKPVVLVGAMRSATAISADGPMNLYNAIVAASNPKSRNRGVLVCMNDMLFSAREVTKTNTTNVATFQSPNTGPLGTVFDGKVEYYHAILRKHTVQTEFDISQVNSLPKVDILYGYANMNPVLLDALVKDKAQGIIIAGVGNGNLYPTVERQVKNITRTGVVVVRSSRTGSGRVTLHSETDDAALGTIVADDLNPQKARVLLQLALLKTQNPQKIQEMFFAY from the coding sequence ATGAAAAAATTCGCGTTATGGATGGCGTTGTTAATCCCGGCATCCGCATTCGCCCAAAAACTTCCGAACGTTGTGATCCTGGCCACCGGTGGCACCATTGCCGGCGCGGGAGAATCCAGCGTGGGCAGCGCCTACACGGCTGGCAAGCTCCCGATCGACGCATTGCTCAACGCCGTGCCCGAGGCCCGGAAAATAGCGAACCTCAGCGGTGAACAGGTGGCGTCCGTGGGCAGCCAGGCCATGCACGACAGTGTGTGGCTCAAACTCGCCAAGCGCATCAACGTTCTGGCCGCCCAACCCGATGTGGACGGTATCGTGATCACACACGGCACCGATACCGAAGGCGAAACCGGCTTCTTTCTACAGCTCACCGTCAAAACCGAAAAACCCGTGGTGCTGGTAGGCGCCATGCGCTCCGCTACCGCTATTTCGGCGGACGGCCCCATGAACCTGTACAATGCGATCGTGGCGGCATCCAATCCCAAATCGCGCAACCGGGGCGTGCTGGTTTGCATGAACGACATGCTTTTTTCCGCGCGCGAAGTCACGAAAACCAACACGACCAACGTAGCTACCTTCCAGAGCCCGAACACGGGCCCGCTGGGTACGGTGTTCGACGGGAAGGTGGAATATTACCACGCCATCCTCCGCAAACACACCGTTCAGACAGAATTTGACATCAGCCAGGTGAATTCTTTGCCAAAAGTGGATATCTTGTACGGCTACGCCAATATGAACCCTGTACTGCTCGATGCGTTGGTGAAAGACAAGGCGCAGGGCATCATCATTGCAGGCGTGGGCAACGGTAACCTGTACCCTACGGTGGAACGGCAAGTGAAAAACATTACGCGTACGGGCGTGGTCGTGGTGCGTTCTTCCAGAACGGGCAGCGGCAGGGTAACACTGCATTCCGAAACGGACGACGCCGCGCTGGGCACCATCGTGGCGGATGACCTGAACCCGCAGAAAGCACGGGTGCTGTTGCAACTGGCATTGCTCAAAACCCAAAACCCGCAAAAGATACAGGAGATGTTTTTTGCGTATTGA
- a CDS encoding porin gives MRCLITLTVFFLLAPALTRAQRQEDTSTVRQPIIPVAKQSLLSNIDMIANMQMSFQNEFNEGTYTRSRFVLNQFRLEIKGKVHEKVYFRFRDRYTRTVVPQSIDNISRSTDMAYLRFDPSPRWKIYAGKMSADWGGYEFDANPVNIYEYSDIIEYADNFLTGAGVGYVLPGNKQEFTLQLLNTRTASFYELYDTIPGIQEARFPFAAVVNWRGSFFGGKFNTIWSYSLFREAEYEYMNYFALGNQLNLKKFRLAYDFKWSNEQLDRKGIVSSFTDNVGLKTAQNVRYVSHWTQVDYRVSEKVNLFFVGMLDDALWKAPGKNDRTRLRTAWGYIPGIEVYPFDNFNLKVFGAFIGRKYTYTDEARQVLGMKDSDNYRVSVGIISPLVIL, from the coding sequence ATGCGTTGTTTAATTACCCTGACCGTTTTTTTCCTGCTGGCGCCTGCGCTCACACGGGCGCAGCGCCAGGAGGATACATCCACTGTCCGTCAGCCCATCATACCGGTCGCCAAACAATCGTTATTATCCAATATCGACATGATCGCGAATATGCAGATGTCGTTTCAGAACGAATTCAACGAGGGCACCTACACGCGGTCCCGCTTTGTGCTGAACCAGTTCCGCCTCGAGATCAAAGGAAAGGTGCATGAAAAGGTCTATTTCCGTTTCCGCGACCGGTACACCAGAACGGTGGTGCCGCAGAGCATCGATAACATCAGCCGCTCCACAGATATGGCTTACCTGCGCTTCGACCCCAGCCCCCGCTGGAAAATCTACGCCGGTAAAATGAGCGCAGACTGGGGAGGATATGAGTTCGACGCCAACCCGGTGAACATTTACGAGTACTCCGACATCATCGAATATGCAGACAATTTTCTGACCGGCGCAGGCGTTGGATATGTACTGCCGGGCAACAAACAGGAGTTTACCCTGCAGCTGCTGAACACCCGTACCGCTTCGTTTTATGAGTTGTACGACACCATTCCCGGCATCCAGGAAGCACGTTTCCCCTTTGCCGCCGTGGTGAACTGGCGCGGCTCTTTTTTCGGCGGGAAGTTCAATACCATCTGGTCTTATTCGCTGTTCAGGGAAGCGGAGTACGAATACATGAATTATTTCGCCCTCGGCAACCAGCTGAACCTGAAAAAATTCCGGCTGGCGTATGATTTCAAATGGAGCAACGAACAGCTCGACCGGAAAGGCATCGTATCCTCGTTCACGGATAATGTGGGATTGAAAACGGCGCAGAACGTACGCTACGTCAGTCACTGGACGCAGGTCGACTACCGGGTGTCCGAAAAAGTGAACCTGTTTTTTGTAGGTATGCTCGACGATGCGCTGTGGAAGGCACCCGGGAAAAATGACCGAACCAGGCTGCGGACGGCCTGGGGATATATACCGGGCATTGAAGTATATCCTTTTGACAATTTTAACCTGAAAGTATTCGGGGCGTTCATAGGCAGGAAATATACCTATACGGATGAAGCCAGACAGGTACTGGGTATGAAGGACTCGGACAATTACCGGGTTTCGGTAGGCATCATCAGCCCCCTCGTGATATTGTAG
- a CDS encoding response regulator transcription factor produces MFNADSAAPGNAINPGTGEHQKKPMGALILIIDDEPDICHLLQLSLSKYGYKVKYVHALKEGMLFLKRQQPDILFLDIHLPDGSGLEALPVIKSQYPDLPVITISAYDNGMEKQKALTAGAARFLPKPFNVGELQDIIYEVKS; encoded by the coding sequence TTGTTTAACGCGGACAGCGCGGCTCCCGGAAACGCCATTAACCCCGGCACCGGTGAGCATCAAAAGAAGCCAATGGGAGCGTTAATTCTGATCATCGACGACGAACCGGACATCTGCCACCTGCTGCAATTGAGCCTTAGCAAGTATGGCTACAAGGTGAAGTATGTGCATGCGCTCAAAGAGGGAATGTTGTTCCTGAAACGCCAACAACCCGATATCCTGTTCCTGGACATTCACCTGCCGGACGGTTCCGGATTGGAAGCCCTGCCTGTGATAAAATCACAATACCCTGATTTACCGGTAATTACAATCAGCGCTTACGATAACGGCATGGAAAAACAAAAGGCGCTAACAGCAGGAGCGGCCCGTTTTTTGCCGAAACCTTTTAATGTGGGGGAGTTGCAAGATATCATTTATGAGGTGAAAAGCTAG
- a CDS encoding SAM hydrolase/SAM-dependent halogenase family protein — MKPFLLPLIILCFYFTPLNAQQKALVLQTDFGLKDGAVSAMKGVAFGVSPELKIFDLTHEIPAYNIWEAAYRLQQTAAYWPAGTVFVSVVDPGVGSARKSVVAQTKTGHFFVTPDNGTLTLIAENMGISAVREIDEQRNRLPGSSRSYTFHGRDVYAYTGARLAAGVMPFDSVGPLLPAEVLRIPYQQATAANGVIKGNIPILDVQYGNVWTNIDENTLKALRLGYGDRLRVRILHNNKPVYSGEMPYVTTFAGVKEGQPLAYQNSLMNLSFALNMDNFAARHKIASGPEWTVEISKR; from the coding sequence ATGAAGCCGTTCCTGCTCCCGCTCATTATACTTTGTTTTTATTTCACCCCGCTGAACGCGCAGCAGAAAGCGCTTGTGCTGCAAACGGACTTCGGGCTGAAAGACGGCGCAGTATCTGCCATGAAAGGCGTGGCCTTCGGTGTGTCGCCGGAGCTGAAGATATTCGACCTCACCCACGAAATCCCTGCGTACAACATCTGGGAAGCGGCTTACCGGCTGCAACAAACCGCCGCTTACTGGCCGGCGGGAACGGTGTTCGTATCCGTGGTGGATCCGGGCGTAGGGTCGGCGCGCAAATCGGTGGTGGCGCAAACAAAAACGGGCCACTTCTTCGTAACACCGGACAACGGGACGTTGACGCTCATCGCGGAAAACATGGGCATCAGCGCCGTGCGGGAAATCGACGAGCAGCGCAACCGCCTGCCGGGCTCCTCCAGATCGTACACCTTCCACGGCCGTGATGTATACGCTTACACTGGGGCGCGACTGGCGGCGGGCGTGATGCCCTTTGATTCGGTAGGGCCGCTGCTGCCCGCGGAGGTGCTGCGGATCCCGTACCAGCAGGCTACTGCGGCGAACGGGGTCATCAAAGGCAATATTCCCATCCTCGACGTGCAGTACGGCAATGTGTGGACGAACATCGATGAAAACACGCTGAAAGCGCTGCGCCTCGGCTATGGCGACAGGCTGCGGGTGCGCATCCTGCATAACAACAAACCGGTGTATAGCGGCGAAATGCCTTACGTCACCACGTTTGCCGGCGTGAAAGAGGGACAGCCGCTCGCCTACCAGAACAGCCTCATGAACCTTTCGTTCGCACTGAACATGGACAATTTCGCCGCGCGGCACAAAATCGCCAGCGGCCCGGAGTGGACGGTGGAAATCAGCAAAAGATGA
- a CDS encoding anaerobic C4-dicarboxylate transporter family protein, translating into MIWLQFAILLAAILIGARLKGIGLGVMGMVALAIYLFVFRMRPGEPPIDVMLIILAVVSTAATMQAAGGMDYLVRIAEKILRSKPSMITLMGPLVTFFFTVFAGTAHITYSLLPIIAEVATQKRIRPERPLSISVVAAHLGITASPISAATAAMITILAGQIELVQILKVCIPACLVGILAGVAVVWKKGKELEKDPVFLEKMKDPDFARELDASSADESKPLKPGAKTSVIIFGVAVLLIVLVGAFPAMLPRFEPGAANLSVNANGSIKMAAVIELVMLSAAALMLLFTKTSTTDVAKASLFTAGAQAVVSIFGVVWMSATFMEANSAAIQAALGEMVTAAPWTFSIALFVLSMLLFSQAATTKALMPLGVLLGIAPNNLVAMFPATNGDFVLPGYPTLLAAINFDRTGSTYIGKYLVNHSFMIPGLVSVSGAVAAGFLFAHLFW; encoded by the coding sequence ATGATCTGGCTTCAATTCGCAATCCTTCTCGCCGCTATCCTCATTGGCGCCCGCTTGAAAGGCATCGGCCTGGGCGTAATGGGCATGGTGGCCCTGGCCATCTACCTGTTCGTTTTCCGCATGCGGCCCGGCGAGCCGCCCATCGATGTGATGCTCATCATCCTCGCCGTTGTGTCTACCGCCGCCACCATGCAGGCTGCCGGCGGTATGGATTATCTCGTGCGCATCGCGGAAAAGATCCTGCGCAGCAAACCCTCGATGATCACATTGATGGGGCCGCTGGTGACCTTTTTCTTCACTGTATTTGCCGGAACCGCGCATATCACCTATTCGCTGCTGCCCATCATCGCGGAGGTGGCCACACAAAAAAGAATACGGCCGGAGCGCCCGCTGAGCATATCCGTGGTGGCCGCCCACCTGGGTATTACGGCCAGTCCCATTTCGGCGGCTACGGCGGCCATGATCACCATCCTGGCCGGGCAGATCGAGCTCGTACAGATCCTGAAAGTGTGTATTCCCGCCTGCCTTGTCGGTATCCTGGCGGGTGTGGCCGTGGTCTGGAAAAAAGGCAAGGAACTGGAAAAAGATCCCGTGTTCCTCGAAAAAATGAAAGACCCGGATTTTGCCAGGGAACTGGACGCATCGAGCGCGGATGAATCGAAACCCCTGAAACCCGGCGCTAAAACTTCAGTGATCATTTTTGGCGTTGCGGTGTTATTAATAGTATTGGTAGGCGCATTCCCCGCCATGCTCCCCCGGTTTGAGCCCGGCGCGGCCAACCTGTCGGTGAATGCGAACGGCTCCATCAAAATGGCGGCTGTGATCGAACTGGTGATGTTGTCGGCCGCGGCGCTGATGCTGCTGTTTACGAAAACCTCCACAACGGATGTAGCGAAAGCCAGCCTGTTCACGGCCGGCGCACAGGCCGTGGTGTCGATTTTCGGGGTGGTGTGGATGAGTGCGACCTTCATGGAAGCGAACTCCGCCGCCATCCAGGCAGCGCTCGGAGAAATGGTGACGGCGGCGCCCTGGACCTTCTCCATCGCCCTGTTCGTGCTCAGCATGCTGTTGTTCAGCCAGGCGGCCACCACCAAGGCGCTCATGCCGCTGGGCGTGTTGCTCGGCATTGCGCCTAACAACCTCGTGGCGATGTTCCCGGCTACCAACGGCGACTTTGTACTACCGGGCTACCCTACGCTGCTGGCCGCGATCAACTTTGACCGTACCGGCAGCACCTATATCGGGAAGTACCTGGTGAACCATAGTTTTATGATACCGGGGCTGGTGAGTGTATCGGGCGCCGTGGCGGCTGGTTTCCTGTTCGCCCACCTGTTCTGGTAG
- a CDS encoding VOC family protein: MSYTVPAQTRIGHVHLKVSDLQRSLDFYCGLLGFELMVKYGEQAAFISAGGYHHHLGLNTWHSKGMPPAPENAAGLYHTAILYPERKDLAAIYKRLAEAGVRFTGFADHGVSEALYLNDPDENGVELYWDRPREQWPVDEEGNLTMYTHRLDLAGLLRELDK; encoded by the coding sequence ATGAGTTATACTGTTCCCGCCCAAACGCGCATCGGCCATGTGCACCTGAAGGTATCCGACCTGCAGCGGTCGCTCGATTTCTATTGCGGACTACTCGGTTTTGAACTGATGGTGAAATACGGGGAACAGGCTGCGTTCATTTCCGCCGGCGGATATCACCACCACCTGGGCCTCAATACCTGGCACAGCAAAGGCATGCCGCCCGCACCGGAAAACGCCGCGGGCCTCTATCATACCGCCATCTTATATCCTGAAAGGAAAGACCTGGCCGCTATCTATAAACGGCTCGCCGAAGCCGGCGTCCGGTTCACCGGTTTTGCGGACCATGGCGTCAGCGAGGCGCTATACCTCAACGACCCCGATGAAAACGGTGTGGAGTTGTATTGGGACCGCCCGCGGGAGCAATGGCCCGTAGATGAAGAAGGAAACCTGACCATGTACACCCACCGCCTCGACCTTGCGGGGCTGCTGCGGGAACTGGACAAATAA
- a CDS encoding sigma-54-dependent transcriptional regulator: MKNILIIDDEINICTLLSKFLGKHGFKVDSTMTGAQAMKMMTENRYDLVLCDYRLKDTDGAKLLGDIRQQHPHTVMIIITGYSDVRIAVEMVKNGAYDYISKPLYPDEILSLVNKALSQPVPAPATQVNAVEPHAHEERPMPVSEQQKNGSRYVYGESEPSRELFRELTLVAPTDYSVIIFGETGTGKESVAHLIHEHSSRKGQPFVALDCGSLSRELAASELFGHEKGAFTGAIGTKIGAFEQAQGGTLFLDEISNLSYDIQVALLRVIQEKQIRRVGSMKEIAIDVRLIVASNENLFESVQKGKFREDLFHRFNEFTIHIPPLRERVEDLPLFVDAFLSQVSKELNKGEVKMSEEVWECFRRYDWPGNVRELKNVIRRASLLTPAGKEITMAALPLEMKSGHTFAKSTHTNGESAEEEIPDMPMLDSNDLKSVALKAEYNKIINVLKAVKYNKTKAAQLLNIDRKTLYNKLRLLNINY; this comes from the coding sequence ATGAAGAATATCCTCATTATAGATGATGAAATAAACATATGCACGTTGCTCAGTAAATTCCTGGGCAAACATGGTTTTAAGGTAGATAGTACAATGACAGGCGCACAGGCCATGAAAATGATGACCGAGAACCGGTATGATCTTGTGTTGTGCGATTATCGCCTTAAAGATACCGATGGTGCCAAATTGCTGGGCGATATCCGCCAGCAGCATCCGCATACGGTGATGATCATCATCACCGGGTATTCCGATGTACGGATTGCCGTGGAAATGGTGAAAAACGGCGCCTACGATTATATCTCCAAACCGCTCTACCCGGACGAGATCCTCAGCCTCGTCAATAAAGCCCTTTCACAACCGGTACCTGCGCCGGCTACCCAGGTAAACGCAGTGGAGCCCCACGCGCATGAGGAAAGACCCATGCCCGTATCCGAGCAACAGAAAAACGGCAGCCGTTACGTGTACGGGGAAAGCGAGCCTTCCCGCGAACTGTTCCGGGAACTGACGCTGGTAGCGCCCACGGATTACAGCGTGATCATTTTCGGCGAAACAGGTACCGGCAAGGAATCTGTGGCCCATCTTATACACGAGCACAGCAGCCGTAAAGGCCAGCCCTTTGTGGCGCTCGATTGCGGCAGCCTCTCCCGCGAGCTGGCGGCCAGCGAACTGTTCGGCCATGAAAAAGGCGCCTTTACCGGGGCCATCGGCACCAAAATAGGCGCATTCGAACAGGCCCAGGGCGGTACCCTCTTCCTCGACGAAATCTCCAACCTGTCCTACGACATCCAGGTGGCGCTGCTCCGCGTTATCCAGGAAAAACAGATACGCCGCGTAGGCAGCATGAAAGAAATTGCAATAGACGTACGGCTGATCGTGGCCTCCAACGAAAACCTGTTCGAGTCCGTGCAGAAAGGGAAATTCAGGGAAGACCTGTTCCACCGTTTCAACGAATTCACCATTCATATTCCCCCGCTGCGCGAACGCGTGGAAGACCTCCCGCTTTTCGTGGACGCTTTCCTTTCGCAGGTGAGCAAGGAACTGAACAAAGGGGAAGTGAAGATGAGCGAGGAAGTGTGGGAATGTTTCCGGCGGTACGACTGGCCGGGCAACGTCCGCGAGCTGAAAAACGTTATCCGCCGCGCCAGCCTGCTCACGCCGGCCGGGAAGGAAATCACCATGGCCGCGCTGCCGCTCGAGATGAAGTCGGGTCACACCTTTGCAAAATCCACCCATACCAACGGCGAATCCGCCGAGGAGGAAATACCCGACATGCCCATGCTGGATTCCAACGACCTGAAGTCGGTGGCCCTGAAAGCGGAATACAACAAAATCATCAACGTGCTGAAAGCAGTGAAGTATAATAAAACCAAAGCAGCCCAGCTGCTTAACATCGACAGGAAAACCCTTTATAACAAACTGCGGCTGCTCAACATCAACTACTAA
- a CDS encoding acyl-CoA thioesterase, whose protein sequence is MNHEQRIDQSETRIFKAVFPNTTNHYDTLFGGTAMQLMDEVAFITATRYARKRMVTVSSDKIDFTKPIPAGTIVELIGRVVHTGNTSLKVLVEIFVEEMYSTERYKAISGTFTFVAIDEYKRPVPLEA, encoded by the coding sequence ATGAATCACGAACAAAGAATAGATCAATCCGAAACACGGATTTTCAAAGCCGTGTTCCCGAACACCACCAATCATTACGACACTTTATTCGGCGGCACCGCCATGCAGCTGATGGACGAAGTGGCGTTCATCACCGCCACGCGTTATGCGCGCAAACGCATGGTCACCGTGTCGTCCGACAAGATCGATTTTACCAAACCCATTCCCGCCGGCACCATCGTGGAGCTGATCGGACGGGTGGTGCATACGGGCAATACGAGCCTGAAAGTACTGGTGGAAATTTTTGTGGAGGAGATGTATTCCACCGAACGCTATAAAGCCATCAGCGGCACCTTCACCTTTGTAGCCATCGACGAATACAAACGCCCGGTGCCGCTGGAGGCATAG
- a CDS encoding alpha/beta fold hydrolase, whose product MTARILLLLILCPFFATAQTGGKGWGAFNRVATVKEEWRGKPFRLTATAKANGANEISWAGIWVRVHDVTGAGNFFDNMSDRPVKTDQWTNCEIKSKFKKNDSLIYFGGLFVGPGTYGFDQFSLQIETSPDKWEPAALPGMELAASEDLTAWYMPRDSTGVKYAIAVQHLEIDAANLGVPASPTGRTSTYGANDKAGGYANVNGIKIYYEVYGEGEPLVLLHGNSQAIVVFTDLIPELAKRYKVIAIDTRLQGKSGDDGTRLTYELFAEDVKGVLDHLKLEKVNLFGWSDGGNTGLILAGKYPHRIKTLMTMGANLQPDTASVKPEILNLLAAEIAKLPPEKTREKRLWTLCLEEPHISVEQVKKIKCPTLVMAGDNDMIQDAHTRFIASTIPRGELLIFENATHFAPTEIPVKFREAMETFLQKHR is encoded by the coding sequence ATGACTGCACGAATTTTACTCCTCCTTATTTTATGTCCCTTTTTTGCAACCGCCCAAACCGGCGGTAAAGGCTGGGGCGCCTTCAACCGCGTAGCTACCGTCAAAGAAGAATGGCGTGGCAAACCGTTCCGGCTCACCGCCACCGCCAAAGCGAACGGCGCTAACGAGATTTCCTGGGCCGGCATCTGGGTACGCGTGCACGACGTCACCGGCGCCGGTAATTTTTTCGACAACATGAGCGACCGCCCGGTGAAGACCGATCAGTGGACCAATTGTGAGATCAAAAGCAAATTTAAAAAGAACGACAGCCTGATTTATTTCGGGGGACTGTTTGTCGGGCCGGGCACGTACGGCTTTGACCAGTTTTCCCTGCAGATCGAAACCAGTCCGGATAAATGGGAGCCTGCCGCCTTGCCGGGAATGGAACTGGCTGCTTCGGAAGATCTAACTGCCTGGTACATGCCCAGGGACAGCACAGGCGTCAAATACGCCATTGCAGTTCAGCACCTGGAGATCGATGCCGCCAACCTGGGCGTGCCCGCCTCACCGACGGGGCGCACCTCTACTTATGGCGCGAACGACAAAGCCGGAGGTTACGCCAACGTGAACGGCATCAAAATTTATTACGAGGTTTACGGGGAAGGGGAACCGCTGGTATTGCTGCATGGCAACAGCCAGGCGATCGTCGTGTTTACGGATCTCATCCCCGAACTGGCCAAACGGTACAAGGTGATCGCTATCGATACGCGGTTGCAGGGCAAGTCCGGCGACGACGGCACCCGCCTGACGTACGAGCTGTTTGCCGAAGACGTGAAAGGTGTGCTCGACCATCTGAAACTCGAAAAAGTCAATCTCTTCGGCTGGAGCGACGGTGGTAACACGGGGCTTATTCTGGCCGGCAAATACCCCCACCGGATCAAAACCCTGATGACCATGGGCGCCAACCTGCAGCCGGATACCGCCAGCGTGAAACCGGAAATATTGAATCTGCTGGCTGCCGAAATTGCGAAACTGCCGCCGGAGAAAACCAGGGAAAAACGGTTATGGACGCTTTGCCTCGAAGAACCGCACATTTCCGTGGAACAGGTAAAGAAGATTAAATGTCCTACACTGGTCATGGCCGGCGACAACGACATGATCCAGGATGCGCACACACGCTTTATCGCATCCACGATTCCCCGGGGCGAACTGCTGATATTCGAAAACGCGACGCATTTTGCGCCTACTGAAATCCCGGTGAAGTTCCGGGAAGCCATGGAAACCTTTTTGCAGAAACATCGATAA
- a CDS encoding low affinity iron permease family protein, with protein sequence MAKKIPLFERLAGSVTAATGSPWAFAIAFLTILVWAITGPIFHFSDTWQLVINTGTTIITFLMVFIIQKTQNKDSKSIQLKLNELIAATKPASNRLIDVESLSEEELNILHNFYTKLAASTKQNLDLKHSHSIEEAMENTADKIKLSRK encoded by the coding sequence ATGGCCAAGAAAATACCCTTGTTCGAACGGCTCGCCGGCAGTGTCACCGCAGCTACCGGCAGTCCCTGGGCCTTCGCTATCGCGTTCCTGACAATCCTCGTATGGGCCATCACCGGCCCCATATTCCATTTCTCGGATACCTGGCAGCTGGTGATCAATACGGGCACCACCATCATCACATTCCTGATGGTGTTCATCATCCAGAAAACCCAGAATAAAGATTCCAAATCCATCCAGCTGAAGCTGAATGAGCTGATAGCCGCTACCAAACCGGCCAGCAACCGCCTCATCGATGTGGAATCACTGTCCGAGGAAGAGCTGAACATCCTGCATAACTTCTACACCAAACTGGCGGCTTCCACCAAACAGAACCTCGATCTCAAACATTCGCATTCCATCGAAGAGGCCATGGAAAACACGGCAGACAAAATTAAACTGAGTAGAAAGTAG